The genomic region CCGACAAGGCAATGAACAAAAAGAAATTCTCTAAATATGAACGTTTCAAACCATGAAACAAAGAGAGGCAGACTGATCATTTAGAACAGTTAACATAACTCCCGATAAGCAGATCGTGCTCAAATCTAACTAATGGCAACAGCTGCATCCAGCCATAGCATCCTATTTATTTCAAGTACTGTTGATAGAAGACACAAGGGGTATATTATTTCCATTTATCTGCCAACATTTTTCTCAAGGGTCCAATTTCTTCGCCAATTATCCACTGCTCTTTTCACTGTAGCCCTGGCCTCTAAGATCTCCGTGTCTGTGAATTTGTGCTCCACAATTCCTATTGGACCTGGCTGGAGAACGTGGATTACAGTCTCAACATCTTGCTCCACCTGCCTGAGAGAGTGCATCAAGCAAGAAAACGGAAACATAACCCCATGTCATTTTCAATGAAATTATGGACACATAAATGAAGTATCTATCATATTGGTAGGAGTGAAAGCTAAAACACACCTGATAAGTTGGGGTAGCCTTTGAGGCAATAGTCTCATGAAAGACATCAACCTAATCTGCATAActcggaagaagaagaagattacCAAACTCTGATGAACAAGCAGAAAATAATTCGACAGTTTCTCATTCATAGTGCAACATAACAGTATATCTTTTTTCAGAAACATGAGGAGGTCCCCAATATAGCTACTGAATAAACTAAATTTTGGCTGTTGATTTAGCTAGCCGACCTACGACAATTTCCAAATCAAGACACACACCGTATTCTGAAAAGGGCATAGCTGATTAGAGAACAATTGATTACTCTTAGTCACAGCGATCAGACTTCTTAGGGAAGTCCACTAGAGCCAATAAAGTTGTAACTTAGGAGATCTGGTTTTGAACAACGTCTGTGTTCACTGGCATCAAATCAAACTACCCATGGGCTCCTAAGGAATTTGTTTGTTTCCCTAATTTCACGGCGAGGGATCAATCAACATGGACCCTGAAGCTTGAGGTTCAGCTTCAGTCTAACCCCAAAATTTCTTCTTTTTTCTGACTGCTTAAAAAGCAGGTATTGCATTCTACATACTGAAATTGTTCCATGTCAGCTACATTATCGACTTGTGGTCCTGGTTCCcttctagagatggcaatgggtacccacgactcgatacccgatgggtatttactccattagggtatgtacatgggctaaatattctacccgtgggtctgttattgggcaaaaatcttcacccaatgggtaaacgggtattagaacgttccacctttacccatacccgttaacccgtgggtataaaatacccaatataaacttagcccaagcaCGAACTtagactttagtcatccatcttttttactatttaataaCCTTTTAGGCCATTatgtcatagaaggcttaacgacaatttaatgatcatgtaatggaacatgtaattcACCCAatgtgtgttgaatggatggttaaatgatgctagaaattttgtaatggtatttagatggatataattgatatttgtataatataatattttgatatatgtttaatttttgtgggtacgggtgaccccctgggtgacccatacccacgtgggtatgggtatgggggtaaatccatacccaccggtgtatatgggtgacccggtAGGGTTATTTTTTTtatcgtgggtatgggtatggggtagtaatacccggtgggtatttacccattgccatctctataaTCCCTTCATCTCACCTCAACACCAGGAAACCTGCCTCTCCTCTCCCAACACACCCAGCAGCCATCCTCATTGCCAAGATAGGACATAGGAATGCATCACCAAGCCGCCATATGTGTGTTGAGAAAATCCTATTGCTAAGCCACCACTAGCCGGCTGCCATCATCGCGACAGGGAGATTCATCAAATGAGTCGTGCAGGCCATGGTCTGCCGTGTCCATCGGAGGGACCTGGCCAGGGGGCAGTGGCTGATGACTCGCCAAAATCAATGTGTTGCTAATGCAACAACAAAACAAAATTTACAATACAGTCTAAGGTCTTGTTTGTTTGCTTAcaggattatataatccagcttatGGATTATATAAGCACCTAATGCTAATGACCTGCTTATAGATTATCGTAATCTaggtatctagattatataatccacctaATAAGCTGTGTTGTTGGTTTGTCTCTTAACTTATTTAAGATAGATCATATAATCTAGATACCTAGATTACGATAATCTATAACCAGGTCATTAAGTGATTATATAAGCACCTAATGACCCGTTTATAGATTATCGTATCTAGATTATACAATCCACCTAATAAGTTGTGTTGTTGGTTTGTCTCTTAACTTATTaagatagattatataatctagagggtaaacaaaggccccgtttgtttcatattataatctctctagattatataatccagcaaaTAATCTAGTAGGTAAACAAACACCTAGATTAtgggttcagattatataatctaaaccaGTAAACcccagattatgataatctcatcaagagtagcttatttgagattattttggcaaaagacccactacccatggttatgtaaatagaaattacaatatatgtTATCCTTCTTTTCTCACCTCAAATAAACAAATAAGGGTGTTGTTGTCTTTAtgaataatctacatttgtataatctaaactaccaaacaactacatgtagattataatatatctagattataatctagtttatataatttagattataatccagattataaaatctataagccgaaacaaacaggcccaAACAGTGTCTAAAGCAACTCATAGCTACAAAATAAGCGTAATTTTGAAGAAGAAAAAATCTTATTTAAGGGTCATCGAAAATACATTGGATTAGATTAAATATATTAACCAAAATCGGATTGAATTTGGATTTTGCAGGGGATACGAAACTCTACCTGGGGCCTGTGGCAGGGCGTAGGGCGCTCGGGCCTTGCCTTGGGGAGGCGGCGCTGCGGCTATGCTGCTGGGATGGAGATCTTCTCAGGGCGACGGGCCGGCAACTCAGCGTTCCCCGGCGGCGATGCGGCTCTGCTGGCTGCTGCTCGGCTCGGGGCGGGTGGGGGTGGAGATCTGCTCGCCTAGGCCGGAGGGACGAAGGCAGACGGGCAGCTCGGCGGAGGGACGGAGGCAGGTGGCCGGAGCCGGAGTCGGACGGGCGGGTGGCGGCTGGTTCAGTCGTTCTTCACGGATGCGGGAGGTGGCAGCAGGAGACGGGAAGGTTAGAGACGGAAAGGTTACGGAGTAGAGTTTTTTTGTTCGTTGTTGATTTATTATTGGGTTATTATtgggtagggatgaaaacgggttaAATATATGCGGATAGTAGATGGTGTTTGGTTTGATTCAAAATGGAATGGTGTATTCAATAATATATGCGGATATTGGGTAGGCAACAGATATTTATTGGATAGGTTGATTCAATAATATTCAACAAAcaattaaaataaaaaatatatatagtCATGTACTCTCTACATCTCAAAATAGTATTCATTTTAGCTCTTTATTTATATGTCTATATTTAATTGAATGAtcacatatataaaacacatacattaaatattgtatgaatctgttaattaactaaaacaaattttaatttaAAACAAGTTGAGTATATAATAGCTCAAATATAGAAAATTATACCTACAAAATTGATATTTATCATGCAGCTTAAAGTTACTAATCATAATAACATTATAAACAAacacatttttttaaaaaaaaaatcagCAGCATATGTAGCTTGCAAGGATGAAACTAAACAATGGAAACGAACATCAAATAAAGATGCATCGATCATCGGTCAAGGTACAGCGACATCGATCCCTCAAATGTTTTGACCAAAACCAACCAAAGACCACGTGCTGTTCTCGGATCAAAAAACGGACTCAGTTGCAAGCGAATTCCTGCTGTGAAATACATACATCCTATATACAGCCGTTGGTTCGCTGTCTAACTTATCATACTTTATCTAAATTTTAGTTGTTATGTATGTTACCGAGTATTAGTGTTATTTGTTAGTACTTAGTGTATGCTATCAAGTACTAGTGATAGTTAATGGCATGGAGGATTAAGTACTTACATTAAATGGTAGTATTATTTGCATAATTATTTAGTTTTAGTATTATTTTCTCACGTAGTAGTGTTAATACTATTTGTGTGCTATATGTAGGATTTGACGTACCATAGGTGGTCACTATGTGAAAGAGACCTTTTTGGAGGTTCATGTCCTATATACCTAATTATATTCAACCTTTGAATTGTGTAGACCTTATATTATGCAAAACCTTTATATAAACTTGCATGTTTTGGAGTTGAATTATAGAATACAGACTAAAATAGGCTTattttttaaggttttgctttctgTTGCATCCGGATTGCATTTTGTAGTTACAAATATATGTTTTTTGTGAATCTGGTGAACGAATCATGTGTAAAATTATTATTATTCATTGTGCAACGTGAATTATACACATTACAATGGAATCCTGTCAAAAAAAAATCCAACACAATCAATATTTTTCAGTGCCAATTATATTCTACAAAATCTGCCTAGAAATTTACAAATTTCACTCCGAGATTTACAATTTTtgtttttgaattttaaaatCCTTTTCATTCGGAATTAGCTAATTTCGACGAATTTCGGAATATATAAATTCGACGAAAATGTATACCCTGAATGGATGTAAATAGCCATTTCTACATGCAGATACATAATATAACCATCAGCAGAAAAAACTTAGCACAAGTTAGCCCTTTCAGAAATTAAAACACCGAAAGGAAGAACAATCTGCAAATACATTGAAGGATAGTTAACAATCTAAAAGATTTACATACAATTCTTCtcccatgcaacaaaaagaagaaaaaagagaCATACATACAGCTCTATTTCTTCTCACTCCTACCTATCAACCATGACAAGCTTAAAAATGACCATACATGGCATTTCATAACAATGCAGAGCCTGAACAGCATGGCAGAAACAATAGCTGTTGTTAGGCTCTCACACACAATCATCATGTCATCAAATAGCAGACATGAAATCAATCCCAACGTCGCTTCACGACGAGAACAATTGACTCCCGAGCGTGACAATGGTGGTTCCGTCGCCCATGAACGTTGTCATGGACATCTCCGTCTCTAGAATCCGGTCTAGTTCAGTCGCAACAAGCCTCATCCTCGGTCGGCGTCTTGATGATGGGTTCAAGCATTGGAAGGCCAGACCAACAAGCTCCTTCATACCTTCTGCAGTGAAGTTGCCGGCTAATCTTGGGTCAATCAGTTCATTTGAACTGAAATGCGCTTCCATCTTTCGATCATTCAATGTGACAAGAAAATGTTTTTTCAGTAAGCAGTGAGTAAAAGAAATATCCTTTACGGTAGTGGCCCTTTCGCGTAAAAGAAATATCCTTATGCACGAGAATTGCAGCACTTTTTTCAAATTGTTATTTTCCTCTTAAAAAGTGTCTCAACTAAGGTACAATTAGTTGTATCCATTATCAAACATCAACAAGGACTTTCAGTATTCAATAATATATCCTAATAAGAATTTATGTGATCCTACAACATGACAAACACTTCTCACTCCTAATAACTATGAAAACAGTTTATGCTCTAGCTGTTTTCAAGTTTTGGAAATGTGTGGCCTGACTTCACAGTTAGGTACACTAAACACCAGAATGATATTTTGCTGGAGATTAAGCAGAACTCCATAACTTTCCTTTCTAGATAACTTACAGCTACATGTCAGTAGAAATTACCCAGTGTGCCAAATATTCTCTGGACTCTGTAGGTATCAAGGAAGCTGCTTCCCTGCCAGTAATTAGCTCCAAAAGAAAAACTCCAAAGCTGTAAACATCACTGCTTTCAGAGAACTGAGTCATCGACTGTACCCTGCATATAAGCATGCAGAATGGGTTGCAAATTATTATCACAGGATGAGCAAAGAAAATCGTCCATGACTGCAGAGATTTAAGACTCAATAGCATTACAAATCCATAACACTAAAATACCAAAAAAATGTCGCTTTCACTGAAAACTCAACTGGACATGTTACTGTGAAGTGACCTACATACTTGTCTGATAAATGTTATAACTGGACTTACTCTGGATCTTGGTAAACACTGTTACTGAACCCACGCGATGGGCCGGCATCGTCAGATCCTCTAATTAACCTAACAAGTCCAGCATCAGCCACCTTTGCAATGAAATTTTCATCAACCAGCACATTGTTTGTCTTGAAGTCCTTGTGTATCAAAGGAGGATCAAGACTGTGCAGATGATTCAAACCTACAACAACATTTTCACTCACACTAAGTTCTGCTCGAGCCAGTGACCCACAAGGACACAAAGAGGAAAATCTCAAAGTTTCCGTACCTTTAGCTGCCCCAATAGCTATTGAGAGCCTTTGTTTGAACTCAAGCCGTGTTGCAGAGCCTTTCCTGTTATCTGGTGGACCGTATGAAGCTTCAGAGGTAATAAAGCAAGAAAGGCTAGTAGGCTACAATCTTTTTTCCTAACAAGATAAAAACATTACCATACAGATGGCCACAGACACTGCCATTGGGCAGGTACTCATACACCAGCATTTGTAGACCCCCTTCTTGACAGTAACCAATGAGAGTTACAATGTTTCGGTGACGAATCTCTGAAAGCAACCTAACCTGCATTTTGCAAGGGATGGGATGGCGTGACACTCCTTGGCTAAAACAACTGCTTTATATTACTTGTCCTTGGCTAATTTATGGCATTTTTAGACTAGAAAACAACAATGGTTGACAGAGAAAGATCTTCATGAATCACAACTTATCACTCGGTAAAAGTGTTCCCTGTCGGCCTTAAATAGATGCAAATTAACCACAGCCAAGTGCTGAGTCCAAATAATACAATGCACCCAGAACTTCGAGTCAAGTCAGACAAAATGCCAAAAACATGAAAACTGTTACCACATGTCTCAGATGCCAAAAAAATTGTGGCAAATGCAACTCAGAAACTAAGAGCAAATGCAACTCAGAAATTAAGCAAGTGTGACAGTGTAGATGAACCATTCAGCCTTTTGTGTAATTAATCCCAAAATGCAGAGCGACACCCCTGGAACCATATTTTGACCTCACATTATTACCTCATCAGCAAACACCTGCGTCGCTGCCCCCACGCGCCTCTTGATCGCGACAACAGTGCCATCGAGAAGCAGGCCCATGTACACCAATCCGAAGCTCCCCGCGCCGATGATGTTCGTGTCGCTGAAGTTCTTGGTGGCCTGCACCAGGTCCTCCAGCGAGAATTGCCTCGCAACCTGATGCTCCAGGTCCGGTGCCAACGAGCTGCGCCCCCCTTTTCCCCACTCCACTGACGCATTGGGTTAGCAGTTAGCACGGTGAAGGGGAAAACAAAACAAATTGATGTCCACAAGGAGCTAGCCATCCGCAACTCACCTAGCGTCGAGGGGTCGGAGGAGCCAGTGTCGGAGTTGCGGTTACGCCGCGCCCTCATCCGCGCAGCGCACCAGAGCGCGAGCAGCACGGCCGCCACCGCGAGCAAGGTGGCGCCACCGGCAATGCCGACTACAAGGGCGATCGGCAATGACATCCGGGTGCCCGTGACATCGAATCTGCAAAAGACAAAAAAGGGTTAACTGCAACGCGCTTTGGCCTTTGGGGAATGGTGAAGCAACCCCCGAACAAATATCTGACATCAAAAGCCACCCTTTTTGAATCCGGCTAAACACTTTGACCTACCCCTAAATCAGTGAGTGCTGTGGCCTCCGGCATTCATCAATGCAGTCGTCTCCCAAATTGGCGCCTCAATTCGCAATGCAGCTAGGGACAGGGGCCCAAGACCCACTCAATCTTGTCTTGATTTGGAGGGGATGGCGAATCGGCAACCGCGAACGATCAACGAGGGGAAGAGGAAGGTCCAGCTCCAAGACcaagaagaggaggaggaggaagaagaagaagggagcagcagcaggcGAGACTCGAGAGGGAGGGGATAGATGGAGGAGGCTGTGATGGTGCGCGGCGACGACTGGGGCTGGTGTAGGGGACAGCCTCCCACTCCCACCCGACCTCGGCTCGGCTCCCCCACATGGCAACTAGGACGCCAAATTGCGGTGCTGCTGCGTTTTGTCAATGCGGCCGCTTGCGCCACGCCATGCCCAGTGCCAGTGACAAGTGCCATTCCCATTCTTGCGTTGCGCCATGGCCCCTGCGGCCTCCGCTACGCTAACCCCCATGGCCCCATCCCCATCCACAGAGCACTGAATTGTAATTGGAACACAAGAACGAGAATTTTGTAATTAATTTCTGTGAAATCCTATCACACGCGAAGCTTTAGAGGGTTGGAATTTGGTCGTTGTATTATCCGATATAAGTAGGTGGCAAACTCCTTCCTAGCGCAACTTGTCAGAGCATCTATGACGCTTTGAAAAATTACTACTAGTAGTTGTTAACTCATCGACAGTGGCGTAGACAGAGAGGCTAGCGGGTGTCGTGCCTAGGCAAGCCGTGGTTTTTTGTGTTTCGGCTAGCTCGTCAAACCCAGTCTAAATATACGACTATAATTCTAGATAGATAAAATAAGTAGGAGAAAAAGTTTTTGTCTTCCTCCAAGAATTTCCAATGCTTTTTAAAACAATCTAAAACAGAGAGCCCACCGATTCTCTATCCGTGTTTTTCATAGACATTGCATTATTCATTCGAAGACGCCTACATCTATCAGTGTTCATCAGGTAGTCATTCCTTGTCCTCGGTTAGCCTTACACTAGTAGAAAAAAAAACTCTAATCTTACGGGTGGGTTTAATTTTTACTGACTAACTATAAAGAATGAGTAGGTAATGGATCAACTCAGTTATCAAGCGTCAGTAGTATTACTAGTGGCGGTTTCTTAACAAAACCGCATATAGAAATAATATTTTACGATCGGTTACTTAAGAAAACCGTCACTAGAAATCCATAATTTCTTAAGGAACCGTTTGTAAAAATCGATTTCTAgttgcggttttcttaagaaaatatcactagaaatcatttttattcttaatttttcgagtttctCAAAAAACACCAACATAAAAGTTGTAAATCTTTAAAAGTTATAAAACTTTATATTTGAcaacctttttgttttaaatcattttggctctcaaaaattgcatctaattttgtcaaatttaaaatgcaaattttgcaaacgacctCGGATGGGAAAAGTACCAAAAtacaagttgtagaacttcaaaagttacaaAACTTTGCAGTTGCAACCTTTTCGTTTGAAGTCATTTACAAACTCAAATAGACAATTTATACTTAAACTGTTCtaatatgtgggcaacaaaacCGCAATATAGACATGAAGTAAGTGATAGGTGGAGTGATAGAGGGGCTATACGCGAGGGTGATGTTGGGGGTTCAAATCCCACCAGACGCATAGCACACAAAATTTGCGCGAAAAATGACGTGACTTGCGACTTTGATGGAGACAAGCATGCCTGATTTTTTTTGCCTCATAAAGTCCACATATATATGACCAAAGTGCATGAGCGTCTTTATGATTACACACTATTGAACACATCCTTGCAaaagcctctaaaaagggtgtttttatcATTTGTGTTTCATTTCTTGTAATATATTTCATCACAATCAAATTGGTGTGATGTTCAGGTTTTGGGAGACCTTGAGTGGCGGATCTAAAACCCTATCTCCATTGACTTAAGGTATGCTTACATacaaattttccaatatggaaaattgTCTCCCTCAAACACGAGAGGAGGTTCAATCCCACCAAACATGTTATCTCTAAGCGCTAAAGCCTAATCCAATAGGCACAAAGCTTTTATACCAACTGAAAGGATCAAGATGCCCTAGAGCTGGTGAATTGGGCTTCTCAATTTTTTTGCACAAATTAAAACCTATTACCAATCCCAACTTTATCGCTTGTGTCTAGAAGTGTTCTTTTTCTATTGATCACAAGTTTTGCTcgctaagttccaatcctatagTAGCATGGAAATTCTAGCAAAATAAATACTTGAATGTAATTGCTCAAATATATATGTATGATTAATGTTAATAAAGGATTACGAACCCCCTGATGTGTTGCTAAGGTATCAGAGAGTTGACACTCTTAACTAGTCCTTATTACAGCACCCACCTAAGGGTGTCACTCTCCCTTGGTCCATACAAGGACCAAGTGATCTATGGTATTAGGCTGACCCTGACAATCGCCCAATTACAGATACGGATAGTGCACATTATCTGCATCCGAGCCCAGCCACTATAGGTCACATATTCAGACATGTTTCCATCCATGTGTGGTACCGAAGGTATATAGAAGACAAGTTCGTCCTCTAACAATTGGCTCCCGTGAGCCTAGGGACTCCAACGAGTGTTGCTCAGCGGCAAACAGTGGTGGAGATAGACGAACTATGATTTTGATCCAAATTTGTTCGCATGGTTGGGCAAGGAAGGTTAGGCCTCTCCATTGCTCATGTTCCGGAGGATCTCCATTTGCTAGTGGTAGCCGAGCAGATCTTAAAATGTTAGGTCACAGGGTGAATCGTAGTGCCGATCCTTGCTTCCAATGTTTGGACATTTGATGATTTAGATTCAGAAAGTTCCATTTTAGTAGAGATTAGG from Zea mays cultivar B73 chromosome 6, Zm-B73-REFERENCE-NAM-5.0, whole genome shotgun sequence harbors:
- the LOC100272541 gene encoding uncharacterized LOC100272541, which encodes MSLPIALVVGIAGGATLLAVAAVLLALWCAARMRARRNRNSDTGSSDPSTLVEWGKGGRSSLAPDLEHQVARQFSLEDLVQATKNFSDTNIIGAGSFGLVYMGLLLDGTVVAIKRRVGAATQVFADEVRLLSEIRHRNIVTLIGYCQEGGLQMLVYEYLPNGSVCGHLYDNRKGSATRLEFKQRLSIAIGAAKGLNHLHSLDPPLIHKDFKTNNVLVDENFIAKVADAGLVRLIRGSDDAGPSRGFSNSVYQDPEVQSMTQFSESSDVYSFGVFLLELITGREAASLIPTESREYLAHWMEAHFSSNELIDPRLAGNFTAEGMKELVGLAFQCLNPSSRRRPRMRLVATELDRILETEMSMTTFMGDGTTIVTLGSQLFSS
- the LOC100303962 gene encoding uncharacterized protein isoform X1, with amino-acid sequence MFLKKDILLCCTMNEKLSNYFLLVHQSLVIFFFFRVMQIRLMSFMRLLPQRLPQLIRQVEQDVETVIHVLQPGPIGIVEHKFTDTEILEARATVKRAVDNWRRNWTLEKNVGR
- the LOC100303962 gene encoding uncharacterized protein LOC100303962; this encodes MSFMRLLPQRLPQLIRQVEQDVETVIHVLQPGPIGIVEHKFTDTEILEARATVKRAVDNWRRNWTLEKNVGR
- the LOC100272541 gene encoding uncharacterized isoform X1 — translated: MSLPIALVVGIAGGATLLAVAAVLLALWCAARMRARRNRNSDTGSSDPSTLVEWGKGGRSSLAPDLEHQVARQFSLEDLVQATKNFSDTNIIGAGSFGLVYMGLLLDGTVVAIKRRVGAATQVFADEVRLLSEIRHRNIVTLIGYCQEGGLQMLVYEYLPNGSVCGHLYDNRKGSATRLEFKQRLSIAIGAAKGLNHLHSLDPPLIHKDFKTNNVLVDENFIAKVADAGLVRLIRGSDDAGPSRGFSNSVYQDPEVQSMTQFSESSDVYSFGVFLLELITGREAASLIPTESREYLAHWVISTDM